The window CGGCGAGGCAGCATGTATTGGGGAACCTTGAACTCCGTGGTGTGGCTGCGACCGGTCGAATGGTTCACCGCATCAAAGAGCCGCGCGGGCGCGAGGCCGGCCCGCGTCCCCAACGCCAGCGCCTCCGCGACGCTCCACGTCGTCGCCGCGGAGAGCAGGTTGTTGATCGTCTTGGCCGTATCACCGTCCCCGGGAGCGTCACCGACGTGGACGATATGCCTGCCCAGGCGCTCGAGGATCGGCCGGCACGCCTCCAAGAGATCCGCCGGGCCGCCGACCATGATGCACAGCGTGCCCTCGACCGCGCCCCGGACGCCGCCGGAGACCGGCGCGTCGAGGACGCGCACGCCCGTCCGCGCGAGATCCGCCGCGACCCGGCGGGTGGTGAAGGGATGGGACGATGTCATCTCGATGAGCACCTGTCCGCCGCGCATCACGCCGCCGAGACCATCCGTTCCATACACGGCGCGCTCGACGGCCGGCGGATCCGGCAGCATCGTGATCACCACGTTCGTGCCGGCCGCGGTGGCGGCAGCACTATCGGCGGGCTCGGCGCCGTCCCGGCACACCTCCGCGACCGCCTCGGCCCGGACGTCGTACGCCGTCACCCGGTACCCTGCGGCCAGCAGCCGGCGCGCCATGGGCGCGCCCATCTTGCCAACTCCCACAAGCCCGACGTGCGATAGAGCGTCCGGGGGCATCGTCCTGGATCACCTCTCAGCGAGTCAACGCTCCACGACCGGGTCGAGGGCGTCGCGCAGGCCGTCTCCGACGAAGTTGAGGCTGAGCAGGGTGGCGGCAAGCGCCAGACCGGGGGCGATCACC is drawn from bacterium and contains these coding sequences:
- a CDS encoding NAD(P)-dependent oxidoreductase; the encoded protein is MGAPMARRLLAAGYRVTAYDVRAEAVAEVCRDGAEPADSAAATAAGTNVVITMLPDPPAVERAVYGTDGLGGVMRGGQVLIEMTSSHPFTTRRVAADLARTGVRVLDAPVSGGVRGAVEGTLCIMVGGPADLLEACRPILERLGRHIVHVGDAPGDGDTAKTINNLLSAATTWSVAEALALGTRAGLAPARLFDAVNHSTGRSHTTEFKVPQYMLPRR